The Blattabacterium sp. (Blatta orientalis) str. Tarazona genome contains the following window.
ATTGGACAAAAAGCCTGTTGAAAAACGACTTCCTTGTTGTGGTCTTTTTTAGATAGAAACCTGAAATAGGTATTTTCTAATCCAAAAGAAAGAAATCCTATGACTAGGAAGGATAGAGCATACATATCCGTATAAAGAGAAAATTCTTCTCTTCTTAAAGATTTCGTAAAAAATTTTAAAAAAGCATAATTAATAATCTTGGGAAAAATAGATCCTATAAAATAGATTATAGTTTGAATAACTAACTTCTTGTACAAATTCAATTTTTTTATCAAAATTCGGTTTCTAATTTCTGCTTTTTTTTTGTCCAATTTTTTATTTTTTTTATTGTATGAATTTTTTTATCCAGGAGATGAATATATAGTAAGTAATTATGAGTAAATTTGATGGAATCCTATATAAAAGATATGGACTATCATAAAAAACATTCAGAAGAATTTAAGAAATACGCAATAAAACATCAAAGAATCAATAGTTTAACTATTGATCAATATATTAAATTGATGACTCCTTATATTGTTGAAGAACGTAAATTAAATGTAGCTCAAATGGATGTTTTTTCTCGTTTAATGATGGATCGTGTTATTTTCTTAGGAACTCCTATAGAAGATCAAGTAGCCAATATTGTACAAGCACAATTGTTGTTTTTGCAATCTGTAGATTCTTTGAAGGATATACAAATCTATATTAATTCTCCAGGAGGAGATGTCCATGCTGGATTGGGAATATATGATACAATGCAAATTGTTGAACCAGATGTAGCAACTATATGTACAGGAATGGCGGCTTCCATGGCCGCTGTTTTGCTTTGTGCTGGAGTAAAAAATAAAAGATCTGGATTAAAACATTCTAGAGTGATGATTCATCAGCCTATGGGTGGGACACATGGACAAGCTTCAGATATTGAAATTACAGTTCGTGAAATTTTAAAATTAAAAAGAGAACTTTATGAAATTATTGCCATTCATTCTGGATCACCTATAGAAAAAATAGAAAAAGATTCTGATAGAGATTACTGGATGACTTCTGAAGAGGCTAAAGAATACGGGATGATAGATGAAGTGTTAAAAGAAAAAGTATCTAAAAAAACATTTGAAGAACAGAAAAAGTGATCACGACAGGATTCGAACCTGCGACCGACTGCTTAGAAGGCAGTTGCTCTATCCATTTGAGCTACGTGATCTACAAAAAACAAACCATAAGTCGGGGTAGCAGGATTTGAACCTACGATCTCCTGGTCCCAAACCAGGCGCGATAACCAAACTACGCTATACCCCGTTTTTTTTGCGGAGAATGTGGGATTCGAACCCACGCAGTATTTTTTTATCATACCGACAGTTTAGCAAACTGTTCCGTTAACCACTCCGGCAACTCTCCAAGAAATCTTTCTACAAATCTAAAATAGATCCATTTAATAAACAAATCTATCCAGATAGATTTATTGATTATTTAGTTAGGTAGGATATTCTATTCTAGTATGATAAATATTTATCAATTTCTTTTTAAGAACTTGTTTTATTTTTTCTATTTCTTTCAAAGTTATGTCTGCATTAGAAAATTGATTTTCTTTTTTCTGTTTATTAATAATATTTTCTACTAAATTTTCTAGATCTTTTCTAGATGGATTTTTTATGCTTTTAGAGGCCGCTTCTATAGAATCACATATCATCAAAATAGCTGTTTCTTTAGAAAATGGTTTAGGTCCAGAATATTGAAATTGTTTTTCATCTACCATCATATTTGGACATTTTTCTTTTTGCTTTTCATAAAAATAATGAATAATACTATTTCCGTGATGTGTGCGTATAAAATCCGTAATGGTATCAGGTAAATGATATTTTTTTGCTAATTCTATTCCAATTGTAACATGTTCCAAAATAATTTTTGCGCTTTCTTTTGGACTTAGTTTTTCATGAGGATTTAGTAGGAGGTTATGTTGATTTTCTGTAAAAAAAATAGAATTTTTTATTTTTCCTATATCATGATAAATGGCTCCTATTCTTGTTAATAAAGAATTAGCTCCAATAGAAACAGCGGCTTCTTCTGCTATATTCGCTACTGTTAAAACATGTTGAAGAGTTCCTGGAGCTTTTTGAGAAAGCAATCTTAAAATAGGGGTATTAGTATCGGAAAGTTCTAATAAGGAAATATCTGAAGTCAGATTGAATAATTTTTCGAAAAGAAATATCAAGGGATGAACAAATAAAGTCAACACCCCACTAAAAAAAAATAAGGAAAAAGGATACAAGGAAATACTTTCTAAAGATCCTTTCCGTATCAAAGTTAAAGAACAAAAAGTGATCATATAAGTAATAGTTATTTTTCCTACCGCAATAAATAGGTTAGCCATTTTATAAATATTTTTTTTTGTTAACAGGACTAAAAAGCCTGTAATAACTTGAAGAAAGATAAATTCGAAACTATTTGGCGTAATTAAGGATAATAGTAAAATTGTTGTCAAATGGATAATAAGACTCAAGTTTAGATTAAAAAAGGCACGAATGCTTATGGGAAGAATGCAAAAAGGAATTAGATATAATATTTTAGAATGATATTTTAAGGTTATAATTGTTATTGACGATATTAATAATATATTAATTATCAAAAAATTTATTTTTCTGTTATTTTGAAATATTTTATTTTGAAAATAAAAAAGATATAAAAGCAGTATCGAAAATATTGTACTGATTATTAAAAAATATCCTAAAATTAAACCATAGTCCTTTTTTTTATTCCATACTTTAGTCTCATATTCCTTTCTAAACAAGGATAAAATTTGAAACTTTTCTCCATCGATGACCTCATTTTTTCTAATAATTTTTTCTCCTTTGGCAATAGTTCGTTTTATTCTAATAATGGATTTAATTTTTTCATGAAAAACCTTTTCCGTATAGTCTTTTTTATAAGAAAGATTTGTAACTATCATTTTTTTTAATGTTCTTTTTAAACGATAGTTATTTTTTATTTTCTTGTCAAGAAGATTATTTACTTTTTGAGAAGTGTAAATATTATTAGACGATACGGGAATCCCATATTTGTTTTTTTTGTAAAAAATAAAAAGATTATTCTTAGGAAAAAGTTTAGAATCTAAATATCCATATCGGTATACGGTCTTTATAATCTCACGAGATTTTTTATATAAGAATTTATTTTTTCTTATGAAGTAAATTTTCTTTAATTTTTTTTTATTGTTTCTAATTACATGTTGTTTTTCATCAAAATAATGATTTTTATTTTCTTCTAATTTCTTTATTTCCAAAGAAATATCTCGTGTATTTTTTGGAACGATAAAATGAAATGGAGAAAATAAGTCTTCGTGATTCCAAATTTCCCCTTTAGAAAATTCAGATTTAAAAATCTCTTTTTTTGGAAAAAAAAATGTTAATGATAAGATTGCAATAAGAGTAAAAAAAATCTTATCTGCGATATTTTTATGTGTATAAAATCTTAAGAATTTAGCCATTTCCTTTTTTTGGAAGGATGAAAAAATATCATAATAATACTAAAACATGACAAAGAAAGTTTTCTATATTTTCAAATTAATTATTAATTGGATTTTATGTCTCTAATCGTATAATTACGATTATGTTTTTTTTTCTTATAAGAGGGTTTTTGTCTTTGTAAGATGTTAGAAAGTAATCTATTTTCATCATTAATGCTTTCTTCTAAACAAATAGTAGATTCTGTTCTAAGTACTCCTTTTATTTCTCCAATTTTAGAAATAACATCTCTAGCATCTGAAGGATCCCTAGCTATAATTCTACAAAAAAGATTATATTTACCGGAAGTAATATATAATTGTACAATATTAGGAATTTTTTTTAGTTCTTCTTTGACTAATTTTGATTCGCGAGAATCTGATAAGATTCCCACAAAAGCAATTAGATGAAACCCTAATGATTCATAGCCTATTATCAAAGTGCTTCCTTTTATGATTCCAGCTTCTTCCAATTTTTTAACTCTTACATGAACAGTTCCAACGGATAAGGGTTTAATTTCTTCGCTTATTTGTTTACTGATTTCAGTATACGGGGTTCTAGCATTTATATTCAGTTTTCTGACAATGGTATTGTCTATTTCATCTGTATTATATCTTAGAATCATTGTTATATATTTTTTCTTTTTGGATAAAGGTATTAAAAATACCAAGATACAAAACTTTCTTTTTAAGATGTATTTCCTTCTTTTTCAAGATATTTTTTTATTCTTTTTATAGAAAAATTTTCCTATCTATAAAATATTCCTCTGATAATTTTCAATAAATCTTCCGAAGAGATGGTATAAATAATTCCGCTTCCATAAATTTGAGAAATAGAACTTTTTTGGAAAGAAGAAAGTTTTCTGGACGAGAGAAAAGAATAAGTTTTAAATTTCTATTTTTAGTACGGTGGATATCTAAATCCAATTGAATATCTCCTATACCTAGGTAACTTATTTTTTCTTGTTTCATTTTTTTTAAAATAAAACCTAAATTACTTTTTATAAAAAAACGATCATTAATTTCATAATATATTGAAGAAAGGAAACTATTAGATCTATTTTTCTTATCCTTGAAAAATTCGAAATTAATGTTGAATGATTGATTAATTTCTGATAAAATGTTTCCTAACTGTTTTAAAATTATATTGTAAGCATAGGAATGCAAAAAGTCTTTTTTTATAGAATTATTTAAAAAAAATCTTCCTATGGTTAAAATAGATAAAAATTGAATAGTTTTTTCTTCATTAGAATTTAATTTATTTGATAATTTTTTTCTGATTTCTTCATGGATTTTCGGAAAAATAATATCCAGACTTATATTAGGCTTCTGCATTTTTCCATGAAAATTCATTCTTAATTCTGTCAATATTAGATTTTCATAGTTCGGATAATAATTGGATAAGTCCATATATTCTATTATGTTAGATACATATTTAGTATAATAGGCTATTAAATTAATATTAGAATAACTAAAATTATTAGTCCAAGTAATTAAACCTCCTGGCTTTATTCTAAATCTTTTTCCAATTTCATAATTGGAATTTTTTCTTGATTTGAAAAATGATAGAGTCCATCCGTAACGAAATATTTTCCACTTATTTGGACTTCTTTTTTGGTTTTTTTCTAAAAGAAGAAAACCCTTTCCTCTTAATTCCAGAAAATTTTCTAAATTATCGTCTAATAATATGGATACTTTTGTTTTTTCATCTATATCTGTTTTTATGTTTAAAGATAGGGAGGCCTCTTTATTTTCAATTCTTTTTATTTCCTTATTTGTATGAATATTAGGATCCATCAATTCAACAAAATCTTTTTTTTGATCTTTGGAAGATCCATTTGGATTAATATATAAATGAGAAGAACTTAAAATATTTCCTTTTTCCATGCAAATGTTTACATCATCATTTTTTTTTATTATTTGAATTTTTCCTTTAGAAAAAATCTTTCCAAAAAAAGATGTATGGGGTTTTTTCTTTGTATTTAAAACAAGTAATTTTTGGGTATCTATAGATAAATATCCATTCCATTTCAAAAAATTTTTATGTAAAAAAATTCCATTTATGCATCCTTTTGTATTGTATTTTACGTCTCTAAAAGAAAATGTGTTTAAAATGCAGGATTTATAAAAAAGATTTATATAAGCTGGACTGATCATTTCATAATCTGTGTTTATAGAATTTATTTTTATTCCAAATTTTTTAAGTTCTAATTTTCCAAAATAATGCGGATCATCTAATTTTCCAAAAATTTGTATTTTTCCTGAAATAAAACCTCTAGCTTCACTATCCATTTCTTTCCAGAAAAAAGGGAAATCACTTATGTTGAAATTTTTAATACTTACGTTCCAATTGAGTTTATATTTTTTTTGTAATTCGTTATTAATATTTCCAGATAATGAAAAAATTTCAGAAGAGTCTTTATTCTTCAATATCCCATGAATTTCAGAATTATTTTTAGAACGAATATAAAAATTTCCAATAACCTTTTTTTCAATTGAAATATTTTTAATATTGATATTTATATTATTGGGTTCAATTTTGTTTAGGCGCACTTTAAAAACAAAAATGCCATTTGCACAACCATTTACCATTAAGTATTTTTTTGGAAGTATTTTTTTTAATTGAATATTTTTCAATAATATTTGAAATTTAATATCATTTATTTTATGAAAATAAGATTTTATGATAATTTTTTCATTATCATTATCTGATGAAAATATCATATTATCAATGATATATTTTTTATTTTCTAAGTCTATTTTTATTTTCCCTATATTCCTATTCATTTGATTGATCATAAACCATTCATATCCATTGATATTCAATTTCGAAGGAAGTATAAAAAAAATCAAAGAATTCCTATTAGAATTAATTTTTTTAAAAAGAAAATTTAGTGTTTGTTTTTGAAATTCTTTTTTTTTGAATTTGAAAAAAAAATTTAAATTGATTATTAAAAAGTTTTTTTTATCAAAAATGGAAAGATCTATTTTTTTAGATAAAAAATTATTAAAGGATATTTTGTTTATATATAATTGGATTTTATTCTTTATAAAGGAATTTATTTTAAGATGAAAACGATCAATTAATATTTCCCTGAATTGGATTTTTTTTGTGAAAAAACTCATTTTTACTACATCATTTTTGTATAGTCCTGATAATTGAATGTCTGATAATATTTTTATTTTTTTTTGAAAATTCATCAATTTCCAAAAGCCTTTTTTAATTGTAAAATGAAAAAAAGCATATTGTTCTTTTATTATAGGATTATTTTTTAAATGAAGATTCTTTCTTAAAGAAGAAATCTCCTTTTTTATAGATTTCAAGAAATCTTTCCATATAAAATTTCCATGAATATAACCGGTAATTATATCGGATATATCTATGAAAAAACTTTTTTTGAATTTATTTTTAATGAATAGGATTTTCATTTTTTTTAGAAATTGATTTTCATTTTTTGTATTAATACTTAGAAAGAATTTTTGAAAATTATTGTGTATTTTTCCATGACAATTTATTTCTATTCCTGAATAAGGAAAAGAAAGGGTAATAAAAAAGTGATTCAAACTATTTTGAATATTTTTTTTCAAAGAAGAATTCTTATAGATTCCTTTGAAATTGAAAATCCATAAACCTGATGGAAGACTAATCAAGGGGATTCTTAATGGGATTAAAGAATCAATACTTTCTTTTCTTGTTGTTGAAATTCTTCCTAGATATTGAATATCTAGATTATTAGTACGACTAATACAAGCATAGATGTGAGTTTTAAAAGTTTTGTAATGGATGTTCCCATTTATTTTCATCCATTTTTTTTTGAAAATTAAATCTCCTCTGTAGGAGAGAATATGGTGAAAAGAATTCAAAAGATTTAATTTAGAATGATAAGAAGATGGAAATATTTTTTTTATTTCATGAACTGAAGTTTGAAAAACAGTTTTTAAAAATTGAATCTCTCTCCATTCTTTTTTTAGATTATAAAAAATATTAATCTCTTCTGCAAATATTTTATTAAAAGGAATGTTTTTTATACAAATTTTTGAAAAAGAAATTTTTTCATTCAATTTTCCATTTATAAATCCTTGAACGGAAAACATGAGTGGAAAACTTTTTTTCTTAGAAAAGTTTGAAAAAAATATACTGATTAAATCAGAACCTAATTTGGATCCTTCAAAGATTTCTCCTTTTATGCTCATATTCTTTTTATCCACATTTTTAGTATCGTCATAAAAAAATATTACTTTTCCTTTCAAATGGCTATTAGATGTTTTTAGAAAAAGATTGTGGATTTTTAACTTCGAAGGAAAATAAGTAAAATGACAAAAAAAATTTTCTATGCGATAATTTTTTCTTTTTATATATCCATTTAATTTTAGAGAAAAAATAGTTGCTTTTATTTTTTTTTCTCCATCTATTTTTATGTTTTTTATGAAAGTAGAAAAATTATTTTTGTAACTTTCTTTAGAGTTTAAATCCTCATATACTAAATGAGCATTTTTTATTTTAAAATTAGAACAACTAATAGTTTGGATAGAGTTTTTTTTATTTAGGATAAATTCTTTGAAAAGAGTAAAGAAACTGTTTTCTTTTTCATTTAAATACTTTTTGACAAAAATTTTAGGATTTTCAAGTATTAAATTTCCTATATTTAGACATTTAGAACTTATAAAAAAATATTGAAAGAAATTTTTTACAGAGATTTTACATTTTGATAAATGAATCAAATAAAAGTTATGATGATCCATGATGCTAACATCGTAAAGATGAAATTCTTTTTTAAAAAGATTCATAGCCACATTTTTCACACGAATTCTTTGACAAAGATTGGTATTCATTTTTTTCACAAAAAATGCCGTTATTTTTTCTTGTATCTCTTTTCGATAATGAAAAGTCGTGCTAATTACTCCTAATAAGAAAATAGCTAGACAAAGGATATAAATATTTTTTTTTCTAAAAAAGAATTTTCTTAAAAATCCATGATTCATTTCTAAAGATATTGTTATTTTTTTTATGAAAAAAAAACTTATTGTCATTGGAATAGAGTCCTCGTGTGATGATACGGCCGTCTCTCTTATAAAGAATAGATGTGTATTATCCAATGTTATAATTCGTCAAAAAATTCATAAACAATATGGAGGAGTAGTCCCAGAAATAGCTGCAAGATTGCATGAGAGATCTCTCATTATAGCTGTAAATAAAGCTATCTCCTATGCAAGGATAAATAAAAATCAAATTGATGCTGTATCTTTTACGCTAGGTCCAGGACTAATAGGTCCTTTATTAGTAGGTGCTTCTTTTGCAAAATCTCTATCAATGGGGTTGAAAATTCCTTTATTAACTGTAAATCACGTACAAGCACATATACTTTCGCATTTTATAAAAAAAGCTAATATGAATAATACTTACCCGGAATTCCCTTTTTTATGTTTGATGATCAGCGGAGGACACACTTTAATAGTAAGAGTTAATGATTTTTTTCAAATGGAAATATTAGGATCTACCTTAGATGATTCCGTAGGAGATGCTTTTGATAAAATAGCTAGAATTTTAGGACTTTCTTATCCTGGAGGTCCTTTATTAGATCATTTTTCTATAAATGGATCTTCTAAAAAATTTAGGTTTTCTAAACCATCAGTAAAAGGATTAAATTTTAGTTTTAGTGGTTTGAAAAGCCAGGTATTACAGTTTATAAACAAAAAATTACAAAAAGATTCCTTTTTTGTAAAAAAAAATTTGTCCGATTTATGTGCTTCCGCACAGAATATTATAGCAGAAATCCTTTTGGAAAAAGTGTTAAAAGCAACCTTAAAAACAGGAATTTTTAGAGTAGCTTTAGCAGGAGGAGTTTCTGCTAATAATGAAATTAGACGACATTTTATTCTTTTTGCAAAAAAGACAAAAACGGGAAATTTTCTTCCAAAAAAGGAATATGCTACAGATAATGGAGCTATGATAGCCATTACTGGACTACTTAAATACGAAAAAAACATATTCGATTCCATGAATGTCACTCCATATTCTAAATTAAAAACATTCTAGACTAAACTAAGTACATGTACAAATTAGATTTCTATCTCCGTATCCATCATCGATTCTACTAATAGAGGGCCAAAATTTTCTTTCCTTTACCCAATTCAATGGATAAGCGGCTTTTTCTCTAGAATAAGGATAAATCCATTTGTTGTCTGTTAATAAATCTAAACTATGTGGAGCATTTTTTAAGACATTTTCTTTTTCAGAAAATTTACCTCCTTCAATTTCCTTAATTTCTTTACGTATGTTTATAAGTGTTTCAATAAAACGATCTAATTCTTCTTTAGATTCACTTTCCGTAGGTTCTATCATCATACATCCTTCTACAGGAAAAGATATAGTAGGAGCATGAAACCCATAATCCATCATTCTTTTGGCTATATCTATAACTTCTATCCCAATTGATTTGAAAATTCTACAATCTATAATCAGTTCGTGTGCTACTGTATCATTTTTTCCAACGTATAATATTTTATAATCATTTTTTAATTTTTCTTTTATGTAATTAGCATTCAATATAGATATTTCCGTGCATTTTCTAAGTCCATCTGGACCTAAAAGACGAATATAAGCATAAGAAATTGTTAAAATTAGAGGAGATCCATATGGAGAAGAAGAAACGGTCAATGTTTTTTTATTTTTTTCATTTTTAAGAAAGGGATGATCCGGAAGAAAAGGTTGCAAATGTGAAGCGACACAAATAGGTCCCATTCCTGGACCGCCTCCCCCATGAGGAATGGAAAAAGTTTTATGCAGATTTAGATGACATACATCTACACCTATTTTTTCTGGTTTCATTAATCCTATTTGTGCATTCATATTGGCTCCATCCATATAAACTTGTCCTCCATTCTCGTGAATTATTTCTATAATTTCCTTAACATGAGATTCGTAAACTCCATGAGTTGATGGATATGTAATCATTAATGTGGATAAAAAATCTTTGTTTTCTTTTACTTTCTTTAACAAATCCTTTTTATCGATGGATCCATCTTTTTTAGTAGAAATTAAGATAACTTTCATTCCAGCCATCATCGCGGATGCAGGATTGGTTCCATGTGATGAAGAAGGAATTAGGGCTACATTTCTTTTATATTCTTGTAAAGAGTGGTGATAAGCTTTGATAACCATCAGTCCAGCATATTCTCCTTGAGCCCCTGAATTAGGTTGTAAAGATATTCCAGAAAATCCAGTTATTTCTTTTAGGTATTTTTCTAAATTTTTTAGAATAAACTGGTATCCTTTTGTTTGATCCTTAGGAACAAAAGGATGAATATTTCTCCACTCGTACTGGCTAAGAGAAAATAATTCTGCAGATGCATTTAATTTCATGGTACATGATCCTAGTGGAATCATAGAATGAGTCAAAGAAAGGTCTTTTCTTTCTAGTCTTTTTATATAACGCATAAGTTCATTTTCTGAATAAAACTTATGAAAAATTGAATGGGTTAAAAAATTAGATCTTCTTCTTAAAGAATTAGGAATTTTATATTTTTCTTCTTGATTTTTTTTGAAAAATAATTTATAGGTATTTCTTTCCATTTTGTGATTATTAACTTCATGAAATATAGAAAGAATATGATGGATATCCTCTTCACAGGATGTTTCGTCTAAAGTGATTGTCATATGATTAAAATCTACATATCGGAAATTAGTTCTTCTGCGTTCAGCTACTTTTTTTAGTTTTTCTAAAGAAAAAATTTCTGGTTTTTTTATTTTTATTCTGAGAGTGTCAAAATAAAAGGAGTTAATTTGCTCTATTCCATTAACCGAGTGGATCAATCCATTTTCTAACTTTTTTGTCCATTTATGAATATTTTCTGCTATTATTTTTAACCCTTTTGGACCATGATATAAAGCATACATAGAAGCCATGATAGCAGGCAATACTTGTGATGTACAAATATTGGAAGTGGCTCTTTCTCTTTTTATATGTTGTTCTCTTGTTTGCAAAGCCATACGAAATGCTTTTTTATTTTTTCTATCCAAAGATTCTCCAATAATTCTTCCTGGAAGAAAACGTTTGTACTTTTCACGAGTTGAAAAAAAGACTGCATGAGGTCCTCCATATCCCATAGGAATACCAAAAGATTGAGTTGATCCTACTACTACATCCGCATTCCA
Protein-coding sequences here:
- a CDS encoding translocation/assembly module TamB domain-containing protein codes for the protein MNHGFLRKFFFRKKNIYILCLAIFLLGVISTTFHYRKEIQEKITAFFVKKMNTNLCQRIRVKNVAMNLFKKEFHLYDVSIMDHHNFYLIHLSKCKISVKNFFQYFFISSKCLNIGNLILENPKIFVKKYLNEKENSFFTLFKEFILNKKNSIQTISCSNFKIKNAHLVYEDLNSKESYKNNFSTFIKNIKIDGEKKIKATIFSLKLNGYIKRKNYRIENFFCHFTYFPSKLKIHNLFLKTSNSHLKGKVIFFYDDTKNVDKKNMSIKGEIFEGSKLGSDLISIFFSNFSKKKSFPLMFSVQGFINGKLNEKISFSKICIKNIPFNKIFAEEINIFYNLKKEWREIQFLKTVFQTSVHEIKKIFPSSYHSKLNLLNSFHHILSYRGDLIFKKKWMKINGNIHYKTFKTHIYACISRTNNLDIQYLGRISTTRKESIDSLIPLRIPLISLPSGLWIFNFKGIYKNSSLKKNIQNSLNHFFITLSFPYSGIEINCHGKIHNNFQKFFLSINTKNENQFLKKMKILFIKNKFKKSFFIDISDIITGYIHGNFIWKDFLKSIKKEISSLRKNLHLKNNPIIKEQYAFFHFTIKKGFWKLMNFQKKIKILSDIQLSGLYKNDVVKMSFFTKKIQFREILIDRFHLKINSFIKNKIQLYINKISFNNFLSKKIDLSIFDKKNFLIINLNFFFKFKKKEFQKQTLNFLFKKINSNRNSLIFFILPSKLNINGYEWFMINQMNRNIGKIKIDLENKKYIIDNMIFSSDNDNEKIIIKSYFHKINDIKFQILLKNIQLKKILPKKYLMVNGCANGIFVFKVRLNKIEPNNININIKNISIEKKVIGNFYIRSKNNSEIHGILKNKDSSEIFSLSGNINNELQKKYKLNWNVSIKNFNISDFPFFWKEMDSEARGFISGKIQIFGKLDDPHYFGKLELKKFGIKINSINTDYEMISPAYINLFYKSCILNTFSFRDVKYNTKGCINGIFLHKNFLKWNGYLSIDTQKLLVLNTKKKPHTSFFGKIFSKGKIQIIKKNDDVNICMEKGNILSSSHLYINPNGSSKDQKKDFVELMDPNIHTNKEIKRIENKEASLSLNIKTDIDEKTKVSILLDDNLENFLELRGKGFLLLEKNQKRSPNKWKIFRYGWTLSFFKSRKNSNYEIGKRFRIKPGGLITWTNNFSYSNINLIAYYTKYVSNIIEYMDLSNYYPNYENLILTELRMNFHGKMQKPNISLDIIFPKIHEEIRKKLSNKLNSNEEKTIQFLSILTIGRFFLNNSIKKDFLHSYAYNIILKQLGNILSEINQSFNINFEFFKDKKNRSNSFLSSIYYEINDRFFIKSNLGFILKKMKQEKISYLGIGDIQLDLDIHRTKNRNLKLILFSRPENFLLSKKVLFLKFMEAELFIPSLRKIY
- the gcvP gene encoding aminomethyl-transferring glycine dehydrogenase, with protein sequence MNEDFIRRKFYFRHIGPSLEEIHKMLKILKCSSIKELINKTIPKEIRLKKNLILPNSISEYKYLNHIFRISKRNKVFRSYIGLGYKNTITPAVIQRNILENPNWYTPYTPYQSEISQGRLEALINFQTMISDLTSMKISNASMLDEGTATADAMFMIYKESLRRKRIKNDPYFFVSDQIFPQTFSILKTRCFGLGIKLIQDSHGKLKKYQKKDIFGLLLPYPSSLGEIYDYTETVKYAKEKDISVIVSADLLSLTLLTPPGEWNADVVVGSTQSFGIPMGYGGPHAVFFSTREKYKRFLPGRIIGESLDRKNKKAFRMALQTREQHIKRERATSNICTSQVLPAIMASMYALYHGPKGLKIIAENIHKWTKKLENGLIHSVNGIEQINSFYFDTLRIKIKKPEIFSLEKLKKVAERRRTNFRYVDFNHMTITLDETSCEEDIHHILSIFHEVNNHKMERNTYKLFFKKNQEEKYKIPNSLRRRSNFLTHSIFHKFYSENELMRYIKRLERKDLSLTHSMIPLGSCTMKLNASAELFSLSQYEWRNIHPFVPKDQTKGYQFILKNLEKYLKEITGFSGISLQPNSGAQGEYAGLMVIKAYHHSLQEYKRNVALIPSSSHGTNPASAMMAGMKVILISTKKDGSIDKKDLLKKVKENKDFLSTLMITYPSTHGVYESHVKEIIEIIHENGGQVYMDGANMNAQIGLMKPEKIGVDVCHLNLHKTFSIPHGGGGPGMGPICVASHLQPFLPDHPFLKNEKNKKTLTVSSSPYGSPLILTISYAYIRLLGPDGLRKCTEISILNANYIKEKLKNDYKILYVGKNDTVAHELIIDCRIFKSIGIEVIDIAKRMMDYGFHAPTISFPVEGCMMIEPTESESKEELDRFIETLINIRKEIKEIEGGKFSEKENVLKNAPHSLDLLTDNKWIYPYSREKAAYPLNWVKERKFWPSISRIDDGYGDRNLICTCT
- the tsaD gene encoding tRNA (adenosine(37)-N6)-threonylcarbamoyltransferase complex transferase subunit TsaD, with the translated sequence MKKKLIVIGIESSCDDTAVSLIKNRCVLSNVIIRQKIHKQYGGVVPEIAARLHERSLIIAVNKAISYARINKNQIDAVSFTLGPGLIGPLLVGASFAKSLSMGLKIPLLTVNHVQAHILSHFIKKANMNNTYPEFPFLCLMISGGHTLIVRVNDFFQMEILGSTLDDSVGDAFDKIARILGLSYPGGPLLDHFSINGSSKKFRFSKPSVKGLNFSFSGLKSQVLQFINKKLQKDSFFVKKNLSDLCASAQNIIAEILLEKVLKATLKTGIFRVALAGGVSANNEIRRHFILFAKKTKTGNFLPKKEYATDNGAMIAITGLLKYEKNIFDSMNVTPYSKLKTF
- a CDS encoding Lrp/AsnC family transcriptional regulator, whose protein sequence is MILRYNTDEIDNTIVRKLNINARTPYTEISKQISEEIKPLSVGTVHVRVKKLEEAGIIKGSTLIIGYESLGFHLIAFVGILSDSRESKLVKEELKKIPNIVQLYITSGKYNLFCRIIARDPSDARDVISKIGEIKGVLRTESTICLEESINDENRLLSNILQRQKPSYKKKKHNRNYTIRDIKSN
- the clpP gene encoding ATP-dependent Clp endopeptidase proteolytic subunit ClpP — translated: MDYHKKHSEEFKKYAIKHQRINSLTIDQYIKLMTPYIVEERKLNVAQMDVFSRLMMDRVIFLGTPIEDQVANIVQAQLLFLQSVDSLKDIQIYINSPGGDVHAGLGIYDTMQIVEPDVATICTGMAASMAAVLLCAGVKNKRSGLKHSRVMIHQPMGGTHGQASDIEITVREILKLKRELYEIIAIHSGSPIEKIEKDSDRDYWMTSEEAKEYGMIDEVLKEKVSKKTFEEQKK
- a CDS encoding HD family phosphohydrolase translates to MAKFLRFYTHKNIADKIFFTLIAILSLTFFFPKKEIFKSEFSKGEIWNHEDLFSPFHFIVPKNTRDISLEIKKLEENKNHYFDEKQHVIRNNKKKLKKIYFIRKNKFLYKKSREIIKTVYRYGYLDSKLFPKNNLFIFYKKNKYGIPVSSNNIYTSQKVNNLLDKKIKNNYRLKRTLKKMIVTNLSYKKDYTEKVFHEKIKSIIRIKRTIAKGEKIIRKNEVIDGEKFQILSLFRKEYETKVWNKKKDYGLILGYFLIISTIFSILLLYLFYFQNKIFQNNRKINFLIINILLISSITIITLKYHSKILYLIPFCILPISIRAFFNLNLSLIIHLTTILLLSLITPNSFEFIFLQVITGFLVLLTKKNIYKMANLFIAVGKITITYMITFCSLTLIRKGSLESISLYPFSLFFFSGVLTLFVHPLIFLFEKLFNLTSDISLLELSDTNTPILRLLSQKAPGTLQHVLTVANIAEEAAVSIGANSLLTRIGAIYHDIGKIKNSIFFTENQHNLLLNPHEKLSPKESAKIILEHVTIGIELAKKYHLPDTITDFIRTHHGNSIIHYFYEKQKEKCPNMMVDEKQFQYSGPKPFSKETAILMICDSIEAASKSIKNPSRKDLENLVENIINKQKKENQFSNADITLKEIEKIKQVLKKKLINIYHTRIEYPT